CACCGGCAACAACCTGGGCGGGAAGCGCCAGCTCTCCTTCGGCGTCGGCTTCGACACCCAGGACGACTACACCGCCATCGGCTACGATCTTTTCTACGACCAGCCCATCGGCGACGACGGCTCCGCCTTCACCTTCCAGGCGGACGTCATTCAATACGACGGCGGGGACACCTTCTCCTCGCTGCCGGAGCAGGACACCCTGCTCTTGGAGCTCGGCTATTACCTGGGGAGTAGCCGCTGGCAGCCCTGGATCCAATACGCCGAGCGGGATTTCGACGACGCCTTCCGGGCCGACACGGATTCCACCTTCGTCGGTGTCAACTACCGGCTCAAGAAGCACAACCGGGTGGTGCGGCTGGCCTACGGTCAGCTCGGTACCGACGGCCAGGACGACCGCAACGTGCTGCAGCTGACCCTGCAGATGTTCCACTTCTAGAGAATCGCGCCTTCTTTCGACCGCCTCGATCGCCAACCGTTCTTGTTTTCAGGAGAAGCCATGTCCGACCCAAAGAAATCTCGGGAGGCCTACTGGAGGAAGAATCGAGCCCTCATCGCCACGCTGCTGGTGATCTGGGCGACGGTTTCCTTCGGCCTCGCCATTCTCTTTCCCATGAAATTCCACATCGGCCAGCTGCCGGCGGGCTTCTGGTGGGCCCAGCAGGGCTCGATGTTCGTCTTCGTCATCCTGATCTTCGTCTACGCCTGGCGCATGGACAAGATCGATCGTGAATTCGACGTCCACGAGGAGGATTGAAGATGGACTTCACCACCACCGAATTGTGGACTTTCGCCTTCGTCATCATTTCCTTCGGCGCCTACCTCTACATCGGGTACTCGAATCGGGTGCGCGATACCAAGGGCTTCTACGTCGCCGGCCAGGGCGTGCCGCCGGTGTTCAACGGCATGGCCACCGCCGCCGACTGGATGTCCGCCGCATCCTTCATCTCCATGGCGGGCCTGATCTCCTTCATGGGCTACGACGGCGCCGTCTACCTCATGGGTTGGACCGGCGGCTACGTGCTTCTGGCGCTCTTGCTGGCGCCTTATCTGCGCAAGTTCGGCCAGTACACGGTGCCGGACTTCGTCGGTGACCGCTATTACTCTCAGGTCGCCCGCGTGGTGGCGGCCATCTGCGCCGTCTTCGTCTCTCTGACCTACGTCACCGGCCAGATGCGCGGCGTCGGCGTGGTCTTCTCGCGCTTTCTCGGCGTGTCCATCACCTGGGGCGTGATCATCGGCATGGCCATCGTCGCCTTCTTCGCGGTGGTGGGGGGCATGAAGGGCATCACCTGGACCCAGGTGGCCCAGTACTCGGTGCTCATCATCGCCTTCCTGATCCCCGCGGTGGCCATCTCCTCCAAGCTCACCGGCAACCCCATTCCCCAGCTTTCCTTCACCTTCTCGGACATCACCGCCAAGCTCAACCAGATCCAGGTCGATCTGGGCTTCAACGAGTACACGGCGCCGTTCCAATCGAAGAGTCAGCTGGACGTCTTCTGTATCGCCATGGCCTTGATGGTCGGTACCGCCGGTCTGCCCCACGTCATCGTGCGCTTCTACACCGTGCCCAACGTACGCGCGGCGCGCTGGTCCGCGGGTTGGGCGCTGCTCTTCATCGCCATCCTCTACACCACGGCTCCGGCGCTGGCGGCTTTCGCCCGCTACAACCTGGTGGACACCCTGCACAACACCCCTGTGGCCGAGGCCCGTTCCCTCGAATGGGTGAGTAGTTGGGAGGAAACCGGGCTCTTGACCCTGACGGACAAGAACGGGGACGGGATACTCACCCTCTCCCCGGACGCCAACGTCAACGAGATCGTCATCGACCGCGACATCATCGTGCTGTCGACGCCGGAGGTGGCGGATCTCGCTCCGTGGGTCATCGCGTTGGTGGCCGCCGGCGGTTTGGCGGCGGCGCTGTCGACGGCGGCGGGATTGCTGCTGGTGATCTCCAGCTCCTTCTCCCACGACGTCTACGCCAAGCTGATCAACCCCGGTGCTTCGGAGCGCAAGAAGCTGCTGGTGGGCCGCATCACCATCTTCTTCGCGGTGTGCGTCGCCGGCTACTTCGGGATCAATCCACCGGGCTTTGTCGCCGAGGTGGTGGCCTTCGCCTTCGGGTTGGCCGCCGCCAGCTTCTTCCCGGTGATCCTCTTGGGGATCTTCTCCAAGCGGACCAACCGCCAGGGCGCCATCGCCGGCATGGTGGTGGGCATCTCCTTCACCGCCTTCTACATCATCGGCAACCGCTTCTTCGGCATGGAACCGTTCGTCTTCGGCATCAGCGCCCAAGGCATCGGCGCCGTTGGCATGGTGCTCAACCTGGTGACCACCCTGGTGGTTTCGAGGCTGACTCCGCCGCCGCCGGAGGAGATCCAGGAGATGGTGGAGAGCGTGCGGGTGCCGCGAGGCGCCGGTGCGGCTCAGACCCACTGATGGCCTGGACCTGATGGCCTGGACCTGAAGCATCCGGTCACCGGGCTCGGTATGCCCTGTCGGACAGCCGAGTCGGACAGCCGAGCCGACGCCTCCGTCGCGCCATTGGGTACTTGGCGCGGCGGGGGCGTCTCCCGGTCCGGATTCGCCCTCAGCGAGTACACTAGGTGTCGCGATAACGATTGAGCGTCACGAACCAGATTCCGCATCACGATCAAGACTCGAGCGAAGACTGCACCGACAACCCGAACCACGGAGAATCCGATGATCCCGGTCAAGGACGAGATTGCGAAGCACGCGAAGATTTCCTCCCTCGATGAATACCGCCAGCTCTACCAGCGCTCCATCGACGACCCGGAGGGCTTCTGGTCCGAGCAGGCCCAGCGGGTGACCTGGTTCCACCCGCCGGACGGTGCCGGCTACTGGGATTACGAGACGGTGGATTTCTCCTGGTATGAAGGCGGCAAGCTCAACGCCTGCTTCAATTGCGTCGACCGCCATCTGGAAACCCAGCCGGACAAGACCGCGATCATTTGGGCCAAGGACGAGCCCGGGGACTACGAGCACATCACTTACCGCCAGCTGCAGCGGCGGGTGTCGCGGGTGGCCAACGTGCTCAAGGCTCACGGCGTGGGCCGTGGGGATCGGGTGTGCATCTACCTGCCGATGATTCCCGATCTGGCCTACACCATGCTCGCCTGCGCCCGCATCGGAGCGGTGCACTCCATCGTCTTCGCCGGGTTCTCCGCCGAGTCGCTGCGGGACCGCATCCTCGACGCCGACTGCCGCATGGTGGTCACCGCCAACGAAGGCCTGCGGGGCGGCAAGACCATTCCGCTGAAGAGGACCGTGGACGACGCGGTGCGCGGTCTCGACCTGGTGGATACGGTGCTGGTGGCCCGCCGCACCGACACCGAGGTGGAGATGACCGAGGGCCGGGACCATTGGCTGGACGAGGAGATCGGCAAGCAGCGGGCCACCTGCCCCACGGAGTGGATGGACGCCGAGGATCCCCTCTTCGTGCTCTACACCTCCGGCTCCACCGGCAAGCCCAAGGGGGTGATGCACACCACCGGCGGCTATCTGGTCTACACCTCCCTCACCCACGAGTACGTTTTCGACCTCAAACCCGACTCGGTCTACGCCTGCGTCGCCGACATCGGCTGGATCACCGGCCACAGCTACATCATCTACGGCCCGCTGACCAACGGTGCTACCACGGTGATGTTCGAGTCCACGCCTCTCTATCCCGACGCCGGCCGTTACTGGCAGCTGGTGGACGACCTTGGGGTGGACATCTTCTACACCGCTCCCACCGCCATTCGCGCCATCGCTCGGGAGGGAGACGAGTGGGTGAAGAAGCACAGCCGCAAGAGCTTGCGGGTGCTGGGTACCGTCGGCGAGCCGATCAATCCGGAGGTTTGGGAGTGGTACCACGACGTAGTGGGGGACGGCCGCTGCCCCATCGTCGACACCTGGTGGCAGACGGAGACCGGCGGCATCTTGATCACCCCGCTGCCCGGCGCCACCCCCGCCAAGCCCGGCTCCGCCACCTTGCCGTTCTTCGGCATCGAGCCCCAGCTGGTGGACGAGGAGGGCACGGTCATCGAGGGCAACGACGTGCGCGGCAACCTCTGCCTTACCCGCTCCTGGCCCGGCCAGGCGCGCACCATCTGGGGCGATCACCAGCGCTTCAAGCAGGTCTACTTCAGCACCTTCCCGGGCAAGTACTTCACCGGCGACGGCTGCCGCCGGGACGAGGACGGTTATTACTGGATCACCGGCCGCGTCGACGACGTGCTCAACGTCTCCGGTCACCGCATGGGCACCGCCGAGGTGGAGAGCGCCCTGGTGGCTCACGACGCCGTCGCCGAGGCGGCGGTGGTGGGCTTCCCCCACGAGATCAAGGGCCAGGGCATCTTCGCCTACGTGATCATCACGCCGGAATACGAGGGCACTCATCCCGAGGAGCTGGTAGGTACCCTCAAAGAGCAGGTGCGCCACGTCATCGGTCCCATCGCCAAGCCGGACCGCATCCAGATCACCCCGGGCCTGCCCAAGACCCGCTCCGGCAAGATCATGCGCCGCATTCTGCGCAAGATCGCCGAGGGCGAGTACGAGGCCCTCGGTGACATCACCACCCTCGCCGACCCGTCGGTGGTGGAGTCGTTGATCGAAGCCCACAAGGCGGGGTCCTGAGGCCCGGCCCCGAAACCGCCTGTGAGGATGGAGGATGGACGATTGACCACCAACGCGTATCACCGAGCCCACACCGAATCGCTGGAAGATCCGGAGGCCTTCTGGGGCCGCGCCGCCGAGGACCTGGTCTGGACCCGCCGGTGGGATCGGGTGCTAGACGACAGCAAGGCTCCCTTCTACCGCTGGTTCGTCGGCGGTGAGTTCAACACCTGCTACAACGCCGTCGACCGTCACGTGGAAGCGGGCCGAGGGGAGCAGGCGGCGATCCTCTACGAGAGTCCCATTACCGGTACTCGCCGCTCCATCAGCTTCGCCGAGCTGCAGGATCTGACCGCGCGCTTCGCCGGTGTCTTGGCGGCTCAGGGAGTGGAGAAGGGGGATCGGGTGATCCTCTACATGCCGATGGTTCCCGAGAGCCTGGTGGCGATGCTCGCCTGCGCGCGTCTCGGCGCCGTGCACTCGGTGGTCTTCGGCGGCTTCGCGCCCCACGAGCTGGCGACCCGCATCGACGACGCCCGGCCGAGGGTTGTGGTGGCCGCCTCCTGCGGCATCGAGCCCACGCGGGTGGTGGAGTACAAGCACCTGCTGGACGACGCCATCGAGCAATCCGAGCATCCGCCGGAAAAGGTGATCCTGCTCCAGCGCCCTCAGGCGGAGGCCGAGCTGGTCCCCGGCCGGGATCTCGACTGGAACGACGCCATGGCCTCCGCCGAGCCACGGGATTGCGTGCCGGTGGCCGCCACCGACCCGCTCTACATCCTCTACACCTCCGGCACCACGGGACAGCCCAAGGGCGTCGTACGGGACAACGGCGGCCACGCGGTGGCGCTCAAATACTCCATGTCGGCGGTCTACGGCATGCAGCCCGGGGAGGTTTATTGGGCCGCCTCCGACGTCGGTTGGGTGGTGGGGCATTCCTACATTTGCTACGGCCCCTTGCTCCACGGCTGCACCACCGTGGTCTTCGAGGGCAAGCCCGTGGGCACCCCCGACGCCGGCACCTTCTGGCGGGTGATCGAAGACAACCAGGTCTCCACCCTCTTCACCGCCCCCACCGCCTTCCGCGCCATCCG
The genomic region above belongs to Acidobacteriota bacterium and contains:
- a CDS encoding DUF4212 domain-containing protein — translated: MSDPKKSREAYWRKNRALIATLLVIWATVSFGLAILFPMKFHIGQLPAGFWWAQQGSMFVFVILIFVYAWRMDKIDREFDVHEED
- a CDS encoding sodium:solute symporter family protein → MDFTTTELWTFAFVIISFGAYLYIGYSNRVRDTKGFYVAGQGVPPVFNGMATAADWMSAASFISMAGLISFMGYDGAVYLMGWTGGYVLLALLLAPYLRKFGQYTVPDFVGDRYYSQVARVVAAICAVFVSLTYVTGQMRGVGVVFSRFLGVSITWGVIIGMAIVAFFAVVGGMKGITWTQVAQYSVLIIAFLIPAVAISSKLTGNPIPQLSFTFSDITAKLNQIQVDLGFNEYTAPFQSKSQLDVFCIAMALMVGTAGLPHVIVRFYTVPNVRAARWSAGWALLFIAILYTTAPALAAFARYNLVDTLHNTPVAEARSLEWVSSWEETGLLTLTDKNGDGILTLSPDANVNEIVIDRDIIVLSTPEVADLAPWVIALVAAGGLAAALSTAAGLLLVISSSFSHDVYAKLINPGASERKKLLVGRITIFFAVCVAGYFGINPPGFVAEVVAFAFGLAAASFFPVILLGIFSKRTNRQGAIAGMVVGISFTAFYIIGNRFFGMEPFVFGISAQGIGAVGMVLNLVTTLVVSRLTPPPPEEIQEMVESVRVPRGAGAAQTH
- the acs gene encoding acetate--CoA ligase; this translates as MKTRAKTAPTTRTTENPMIPVKDEIAKHAKISSLDEYRQLYQRSIDDPEGFWSEQAQRVTWFHPPDGAGYWDYETVDFSWYEGGKLNACFNCVDRHLETQPDKTAIIWAKDEPGDYEHITYRQLQRRVSRVANVLKAHGVGRGDRVCIYLPMIPDLAYTMLACARIGAVHSIVFAGFSAESLRDRILDADCRMVVTANEGLRGGKTIPLKRTVDDAVRGLDLVDTVLVARRTDTEVEMTEGRDHWLDEEIGKQRATCPTEWMDAEDPLFVLYTSGSTGKPKGVMHTTGGYLVYTSLTHEYVFDLKPDSVYACVADIGWITGHSYIIYGPLTNGATTVMFESTPLYPDAGRYWQLVDDLGVDIFYTAPTAIRAIAREGDEWVKKHSRKSLRVLGTVGEPINPEVWEWYHDVVGDGRCPIVDTWWQTETGGILITPLPGATPAKPGSATLPFFGIEPQLVDEEGTVIEGNDVRGNLCLTRSWPGQARTIWGDHQRFKQVYFSTFPGKYFTGDGCRRDEDGYYWITGRVDDVLNVSGHRMGTAEVESALVAHDAVAEAAVVGFPHEIKGQGIFAYVIITPEYEGTHPEELVGTLKEQVRHVIGPIAKPDRIQITPGLPKTRSGKIMRRILRKIAEGEYEALGDITTLADPSVVESLIEAHKAGS
- a CDS encoding propionyl-CoA synthetase; this translates as MEDGRLTTNAYHRAHTESLEDPEAFWGRAAEDLVWTRRWDRVLDDSKAPFYRWFVGGEFNTCYNAVDRHVEAGRGEQAAILYESPITGTRRSISFAELQDLTARFAGVLAAQGVEKGDRVILYMPMVPESLVAMLACARLGAVHSVVFGGFAPHELATRIDDARPRVVVAASCGIEPTRVVEYKHLLDDAIEQSEHPPEKVILLQRPQAEAELVPGRDLDWNDAMASAEPRDCVPVAATDPLYILYTSGTTGQPKGVVRDNGGHAVALKYSMSAVYGMQPGEVYWAASDVGWVVGHSYICYGPLLHGCTTVVFEGKPVGTPDAGTFWRVIEDNQVSTLFTAPTAFRAIRREDPEGRFIEQADLSSFRALFLAGERCDPRTLHWAERHLGVPVIDHWWQTETGWSITANCLGLHQFPVKRGSTTKPAPGWDVRILDDHRRPVEPGKIGAIVCKLPLPPGTLPTLWNADERFRESYLSEYPGFYKTGDAGFIDEDGYVFVMTRTDDIINVAGHRLSTGAMEEVLAHHPAVAECAVIGVADDLKGQVPLGFVCLKAGVTTPPEQIAAECVQLVRDQIGPVAAFKKAVVVARLPKTRSGKILRGTMQKIADNEPYKPPATIDDPSILPEIETALESVGLAGQREVE